One genomic segment of Penaeus chinensis breed Huanghai No. 1 chromosome 13, ASM1920278v2, whole genome shotgun sequence includes these proteins:
- the LOC125031574 gene encoding uncharacterized protein LOC125031574, which translates to MRRHHWAIKSWALILSISGKTVSTFPVWYKLRIFHGLAWTFGKQLLSENLTIIILETGPGTCHAHGGHAEGGAINRVQEGAVGQCGSRQTRRINMRALVILAVLGVCSGYNWQASYGGYGVYGAPYQRKWTGPVAATVPAGVDGTITQVSDTYEVTAARNAFFNAYNAQLAAVGAYRYGTPAYHHATPAVHVSVAAPAAHYSALSYGGAPAPVGDTPAVAAAKAEFFRLYNLQAAAAAAAPDHDNHRYYKDPNDYAQCRKLTEPVAATVPAGVDGTITPVSDTCEVTAARNTFFKAYNAPAGCHGHNISMNVADSRSSHTHQSPIDAGTINTVQEARYMQCDSRQATQDVMKSLVVLAVLGVCSASTWQATYGGYGVYGAPYQRKWTGPVAATVPAGVDGTITPVSDTYEVAAARNAFFQAYNAQLAAVGAYRYGTPAYHHATPAVHVSVAAPAAHYSALTYGSAPAPVGDTPAVAAAKADFFRLYNLQAAAAAAAPDHDAPRYYY; encoded by the exons ATGCG TCGCCACCATTGGGCCATCAAGTCCTGGGCATTGATTCTGTCCATCTCGGGGAAAACAGTATCCACTTTTCCAGTTTGGTATAAACTTCGAATATTCCATGGTCTGGCCTGG ACATTTGGGAAACAGTTATTGAGCGAGAATCTTACAATAATCATCCTCGAAACGGGTCCAGGGACATGCCACGCCCACGGGGGCCACGCTGAAGGAGGGGCTATAAATAGAGTGCAAGAAGGTGCAGTTGGTCAGTGTGGCTCACGACAGACGCGGCGAATCAACATGAGGGCTCTG GTAATTTTGGCAGTGCTAGGTGTGTGCTCTGGCTACAACTGGCAGGCCTCCTACGGCGGCTACGGCGTGTACGGCGCCCCTTACCAGCGGAAGTGGACCGGACCCGTGGCGGCCACCGTCCCGGCGGGCGTCGACGGTACCATTACCCAGGTATCTGATACCTACGAGGTAACCGCTGCACGCAATGCCTTCTTCAATGCATACAACGCCCAGCTGGCTGCCGTTGGCGCGTACCGTTACGGTACACCCGCTTATCATCATGCCACGCCGGCGGTGCACGTCAGCGTAGCAGCGCCCGCCGCCCACTACTCCGCCCTCAGCTACGGCGGTGCACCTGCTCCAGTCGGTGACACGCCCGCCGTGGCCGCCGCCAAGGCTGAGTTCTTCCGTCTGTACAACCTGCAGGCGGCAGCAGCAGCCGCGGCTCCAGATCACGATAACCATCGCTACTAT AAAGATCCCAACGATTATGCTCAATGT CGGAAGCTGACCGAACCCGTTGCAGCCACCGTCCCGGCGGGCGTCGACGGTACTATCACCCCGGTATCTGATACGTGCGAGGTAACCGCTGCACGCAATACCTTCTTCAAGGCATACAACGCCCCAGCTGGCTGTCACGGGCATAACATATCTATGAATGTGG ctGATTCAAGGTCAAGCCACACCCATCAGAGCCCCATTGACGCTGGAACTATAAATACTGTGCAAGAGGCAAGATACATGCAGTGCGACTCACGACAAGCAACGCAGGACGTCATGAAATCTTTG GTTGTGTTGGCAGTGCTGGGAGTGTGCTCCGCCTCCACCTGGCAGGCCACCTACGGCGGCTACGGCGTGTACGGCGCCCCTTACCAGCGGAAGTGGACCGGACCCGTGGCGGCCACCGTCCCGGCGGGCGTCGACGGTACCATCACCCCGGTGTCTGATACCTACGAGGTAGCCGCTGCACGTAACGCCTTCTTCCAGGCATACAACGCCCAGCTGGCTGCCGTGGGCGCGTACCGTTACGGTACTCCCGCCTACCACCACGCCACGCCGGCGGTGCACGTCAGCGTAGCAGCGCCCGCCGCCCACTACTCCGCCCTCACCTACGGCAGTGCACCTGCTCCGGTCGGTGACACGCCCGCCGTGGCCGCCGCCAAGGCTGATTTCTTCCGCCTGTACAACCTGCAGGCGGCAGCAGCAGCCGCGGCTCCAGATCATGATGCTCCtcgctactattactaa
- the LOC125031390 gene encoding cuticle protein CP1499-like, with protein MKSLVILAVLGVCSASTWQATYGGYGVYGAPYQRKWTGPVAATVPAGVDGTITPVSDTYEVTAARNAFFQAYNAQLAAVGAYRYGTPAYHHATPAVHVSVAAPAAHHSALTYGAAPAPVGDTPAVAAAKADFFRLYNLQAAAAAAAPDHDAPRYYY; from the exons ATGAAATCTCTG GTAATTTTGGCAGTGCTGGGAGTGTGCTCCGCCTCCACCTGGCAGGCCACCTACGGCGGCTACGGCGTGTACGGCGCCCCTTACCAGCGGAAGTGGACCGGACCCGTGGCGGCCACCGTCCCGGCGGGCGTCGACGGTACCATCACCCCGGTGTCTGATACGTACGAGGTAACCGCCGCACGCAATGCCTTCTTCCAGGCATACAACGCCCAGCTGGCTGCCGTGGGCGCGTACCGTTACGGTACACCCGCTTATCATCATGCCACACCAGCGGTGCACGTCAGCGTAGCAGCGCCCGCCGCCCACCACTCCGCCCTCACCTACGGCGCCGCACCTGCTCCAGTCGGTGACACGCCCGCCGTGGCCGCCGCCAAGGCTGATTTCTTCCGTCTGTACAATCTGCAGGCGGCAGCAGCAGCCGCGGCTCCAGATCATGATGCCCCTCGCTATTATTACTAA
- the LOC125031370 gene encoding cuticle protein CP1499-like, protein MKSLVILAVLGVCSASTWQATYGGYGVYGAPYQRKWTGPVAATVPAGVDGTITPVSDTYEVTAARNAFFQAYNAQLAAVGAYRYGTPAYHHATPAVHVNVAAPAAHHSALTYGAAPVPVGDTPAVAAAKADFFRLYNLQAAAAAAAPDHDAPRYYY, encoded by the exons ATGAAATCTCTG GTAATTTTGGCAGTGCTGGGAGTGTGCTCCGCCTCCACCTGGCAGGCCACCTACGGCGGCTACGGCGTGTACGGCGCCCCTTACCAGCGGAAGTGGACCGGACCCGTGGCGGCCACCGTCCCGGCGGGCGTCGACGGTACCATCACCCCGGTGTCTGATACCTACGAGGTAACCGCCGCACGCAATGCCTTCTTCCAGGCATACAACGCTCAGCTGGCTGCCGTGGGCGCGTACCGTTACGGTACTCCCGCCTACCACCACGCCACGCCGGCGGTGCACGTCAACGTAGCAGCGCCCGCCGCCCACCACTCCGCCCTCACCTACGGCGCCGCACCTGTTCCAGTCGGTGACACGCCCGCCGTGGCCGCCGCCAAGGCTGATTTCTTCCGTCTGTACAACCTGCAGGCGGCAGCAGCAGCCGCGGCTCCAGATCATGATGCCCCTCGCTATTATTACTAA
- the LOC125031923 gene encoding cuticle protein CP1499-like yields MKSLVILAVLGVCSASTWQATYGGYGVYGAPYQRKWTGPVAATVPAGVDGTITPVSDTYEVTAARNAFFKAYNAQLAAVGAYRYGTPAYHHATPAVHVNVAAPAAHHSALTYGAAPAPVGDTPAVAAAKADFFRLYNLQAAAAAAAPDHDAPRYYY; encoded by the exons ATGAAATCTCTG GTAATTTTGGCAGTGCTGGGAGTGTGCTCCGCCTCCACCTGGCAGGCCACCTACGGCGGCTACGGCGTGTACGGCGCCCCTTACCAGCGGAAGTGGACCGGACCCGTGGCGGCCACCGTCCCGGCGGGCGTCGACGGTACCATCACCCCGGTGTCTGATACGTACGAGGTAACCGCCGCACGCAATGCCTTCTTCAAGGCATACAACGCTCAGCTGGCTGCCGTGGGCGCGTACCGTTACGGTACTCCCGCCTACCACCACGCCACTCCGGCGGTGCACGTCAACGTAGCAGCGCCTGCCGCCCACCACTCCGCCCTCACCTACGGCGCCGCACCTGCTCCAGTCGGTGACACGCCCGCCGTGGCCGCTGCCAAGGCTGATTTCTTCCGTCTGTACAACCtgcaggcagcagcagcagccgcggCTCCAGATCATGATGCCCCTCGCTATTATTACTAA